The DNA sequence CGCTTATTTCAATGAAAATGTTGAATTGGTTGTCGAATCGCACGATGATGTTTATAGCAAATCGCAGGCCCAGCAAATTGTTGCGGAGTTTTTTAAATCGAACAAACCCAAGCAGTTCAGTATCATTCATCAAGGTGGAAAAGAAGATGCCCGTTATGCTATTGGTAGCCTGACTACTGCTACCGGTGCTTTTCGTGTGTATTTTTTGTTGAGGATTAAGAATAACAGTACACTGATTCACCAGTTAAAAATTGAAAAACAGGGCTAATGCCTGATAGACTCTCGAAAAAACTGATCTCCATTTGGGAAAGTATACTGGTCAAGGCAAAACGGGTTACTCTCCCCGGACTTGATGGAATGGCAATCTATGATGTGATGGTTTTTTTCTGGCGCAGCATAGTCGATGGCGCTTTATCTACACGCGCTTCAGCTATTGCATTCAGCTTTTTTGTCGCTCTTTTCCCGCTCATTATCTTCCTGTTTACTCTCATTCCGTATATCCCGGTTGATAATTTCCAGAATGAACTTTTCCTTTTGATTAAGGATATGGTTCCTGAAAATACCTTCAAAGCCATCGAAGAAACTGTTATGGATATTTTGACCCGTCAGCGGGGCGACTTGCTTTCACTTGGTTTTTTCATGGCGCTTATTTTCTCAACCAACGGCTTTGCTTCGATGATGACTGCGTTCGATGCTTCACTTCACAGTTTCGAACGCCGTACCTGGCTTGGACAACGATTGATTGCTTTGTTGCTTTTGATTATCATGTCGGTTTTGCTTGCTGTTGCAATCACGTTGATTACTTATGGCCAGTATTTTATCAACTACATGGTAGCGAATGGATATTTAAAAGACCATTTCACAATTATTTTGCTTTCAATCTCGAAATGGATTGTCATTTTATTTTTGTTTTTCATGGCCAATTCATTTCTGTATTACCTGGCACCTGCCAAGAAAACCAAATGGCGTTTTATTTCCGCTGGAGGCACTTTGTCTACCGTTCTGAGTGTAGTCACCTTTTTAGGATTCACCTATTACATCAATCGCTTTGGTCAGTACAACAAGCTGTATGGCTCGATCGGAACATTGCTGGTTATTTTGCTACTGATGTATTTGATGTCGATGATTCTTCTGATCGGGTTTGAGTTGAATGCCAGTATCAACGAAGCAGTAAAGCATTCAAAGGGAGGATTTGCGCACAGGAATCAGGCTTGAAATGGAATGTAATTAAAGGTTTCGGGTTACAATCACCAATCACCAATTTCCAATCTTCGGTCTTTCGACTTCGGTCATTTTTATTTCCCCATCCTGAAAAGAATTTCTTTTTCTTCTTTCGATAAGGAATCGTAGCCCGACTTACTTATTTTTTCAAGGATTTCGTTCATACGTTTTTGATCCTGATTTTTCTGTCGGTTGTACTCAATGTCATCTACCGGTTTTCGATAGCTAACTTTTACTTTGGGCTTTGGGCTGAAGGTCTTTTTCAGACTTGAAAACAATCCATTTACACTTTTGCCGGGATCAATTCCCCTCCGCAACTGCAACACATAAATCACTCCCCAGAAAGCGCCACCCAGATGAGCCAGGTTACCTCCTGCATTGGTCGACGAAATGCCAATCACATACATCAAAACCGACACGAGTGCAATGTATTTCATTTTCACCGGCCCGATAAACATCAAATGAAGTGTGTGGTTTGGAGCATTTACAGCCAATGCGGTAACGATTGCAATTACTGAAGCCGATGCGCCTAGGAGTCTGGAGTCAGAAACCATATGCGAAAACACCGGAAATAAATTATATCCGGCCACATAGAATAATCCTCCTGAGATACCTCCCAGCAAATAAATTGTAATTAGTTTTCCCTGATCAAAATAAGTCAGGAAAATCTGCCCCATCCAGTAAAGCCAAAGCAGATTAAACAGGATATGCAGAAAATCGAAATGCAGAAACATGTAGGTGATGAGCGTCCAAGGCCGACTTGCCAACTGTTCGAAATCAGCCGGGAGCGCCAGCCAGTCCATAAGAGGGAACGGCGTTCCGGAAAGGAAAAAGAACACGTTTAATATCCGGAAAACAAGGAAAACTCCCAGGTTAATGTAGATCACTCGGGTCAATGCTGATCCTTCTCTAAATGATTCCTTTATTTCGTCGAAAATGGTCATTTGCAAAGATTTTTTTCACCCCTCCTTGGGAGGGGCAGGGGAGGCTTT is a window from the Aquipluma nitroreducens genome containing:
- a CDS encoding DUF4783 domain-containing protein, whose amino-acid sequence is MKLISFVFGFFALATASFAQIPNEIVTSILSGNDVTLAAYFNENVELVVESHDDVYSKSQAQQIVAEFFKSNKPKQFSIIHQGGKEDARYAIGSLTTATGAFRVYFLLRIKNNSTLIHQLKIEKQG
- a CDS encoding YihY/virulence factor BrkB family protein, with the protein product MPDRLSKKLISIWESILVKAKRVTLPGLDGMAIYDVMVFFWRSIVDGALSTRASAIAFSFFVALFPLIIFLFTLIPYIPVDNFQNELFLLIKDMVPENTFKAIEETVMDILTRQRGDLLSLGFFMALIFSTNGFASMMTAFDASLHSFERRTWLGQRLIALLLLIIMSVLLAVAITLITYGQYFINYMVANGYLKDHFTIILLSISKWIVILFLFFMANSFLYYLAPAKKTKWRFISAGGTLSTVLSVVTFLGFTYYINRFGQYNKLYGSIGTLLVILLLMYLMSMILLIGFELNASINEAVKHSKGGFAHRNQA
- a CDS encoding rhomboid family protein — protein: MTIFDEIKESFREGSALTRVIYINLGVFLVFRILNVFFFLSGTPFPLMDWLALPADFEQLASRPWTLITYMFLHFDFLHILFNLLWLYWMGQIFLTYFDQGKLITIYLLGGISGGLFYVAGYNLFPVFSHMVSDSRLLGASASVIAIVTALAVNAPNHTLHLMFIGPVKMKYIALVSVLMYVIGISSTNAGGNLAHLGGAFWGVIYVLQLRRGIDPGKSVNGLFSSLKKTFSPKPKVKVSYRKPVDDIEYNRQKNQDQKRMNEILEKISKSGYDSLSKEEKEILFRMGK